A window from Drosophila nasuta strain 15112-1781.00 chromosome 3, ASM2355853v1, whole genome shotgun sequence encodes these proteins:
- the LOC132789298 gene encoding uncharacterized protein C6orf136 homolog, giving the protein MMRGPRIVCLSKWYHRERSCISIAKRLYVNEVVSGKSTLPSMQKFSVARTAFDNSQENKATNPNSSSPTQNNEPNKSREGLERAYSVLQSTLPKLFVEPLDYSIYSPNLIFENNITGKHTVGLYHYVKQIAILRTVGHLKYAYVKFEVLKITKHPEDETIRIRWRVRGISGLKVMFQFWKYKVWQLKEVLKDQEAWYDGYSVCFLGQDGLIHKHVVDKVMPDENREVNESSTTSTLPTGSLAATASQKNWVSVTA; this is encoded by the coding sequence atgaTGCGTGGACCGAGAATTGTGTGCCTAAGTAAATGGTATCACAGAGAACGATCATGTATATCTATTGCGAAGCGACTTTACGTGAATGAAGTGGTATCTGGTAAATCCACACTTCCCTCGATGCAGAAATTCAGTGTTGCCCGAACTGCGTTCGATAATAGTCAGGAAAACAAAGCGACAAACCCAAATAGCTCGAGTCCAACACAAAACAATGAGCCCAACAAAAGCCGGGAAGGCTTGGAACGCGCCTACAGTGTGCTACAAAGTACTCTGCCCAAGCTGTTTGTGGAACCGCTAGACTACTCCATCTACAGTCCAAACctcatttttgaaaataacattACCGGCAAACACACGGTTGGCCTTTATCACTATGTTAAACAGATTGCCATTCTGCGCACAGTGGGTCATTTGAAATATGCCTATGTTAAATTCGAGGTACTTAAAATCACGAAGCATCCAGAAGATGAAACAATTCGGATTAGATGGCGTGTAAGAGGTATTTCTGGATTAAAGGTTATGTTTCAGTTCTGGAAATACAAAGTATGGCAGTTAAAAGAAGTGCTTAAAGACCAAGAGGCTTGGTACGATGGATACTCCGTTTGCTTCTTGGGCCAAGATGGACTAATTCACAAGCATGTCGTGGATAAAGTAATGCCGGATGAGAATCGCGAGGTAAACGAAAGCAGCACCACTTCAACGCTGCCAACGGGCTCCTTGGCGGCAACGGCCTCACAAAAAAATTGGGTTTCAGTAACCGCATAG